AGAGGGTCGGTTCCATCTGGTGCAGGTCTTCGACGGGATCCACTACACCGGGGCGTTCGGAGACCTCGACAACGACGGAGATCTCGACCTGTATTTCGCCGGGGAAACGGGAGTGTACCTCAACGACGGGAGCGGCGCCTTCGGACGCGTCGACGACGTGGGGCTTCAGGGTATCGGAGACGATGCCCGCGCCGCGGTCCTCGCTGACTTGGACAACGACGGCGCCCTCGATATCCTGATCGCCAGCAAGCAAGGGCCTAACAGTCTTTTTCTGAATCGGTCCCCGGTGGGCTCTTGGATCAAGGTTTCCCTCATCGGCCCCCAGGGCAACGCGGGAGCCTTCGGCGCGAGAGTGAAGCTTCATCCGGCAGGCTCCGCGGAGCTTCTGGGAATGCGAGAGGCTCGGTCGGGAACAGGCTACTGCGCTCAGGACGCTCCCGTCCTTCACTTTGGCACGGGTGCGGAAGCGCTGGTCGATGTCGCGGTCACCTTCCCCGACGGCTCGTCCGTTACCCGATCGGGCGTTCCCGCGGGACAGACACTCGTCGTGGATGGCCGGACGCCCTGATCCATCCGGGGTTGCTGGCCGGCTTTATTCCGTGGGAAGCCGATTTCCCGCCGCGAGAGCGACGAAGAATCCCGTGGTCAGACGGATCTCTCGAAGAACGTTCAGTCCGATGCGGTCGATTCGAAGCAGCGCGTCGACCCGACCCTGGCGAAGCCGAAGACTCAGCCGCTCCCAGAAGCGTGTGAGGTCGCTGCGGGTCTCCCGAAGACGCCCCACCTGTAATACGGAAACCTTGGCTTTCGCCAAACGAAGCCGGGACGGGACCTCCACACCGGGAACGGCGGCCCGAGCCCGAAGATAGGCCGTTCGCAGCTCGGAGATCCGGAGACTTCTCGACAAGCCTTTTCTCATTCGCGAGAGCTCCTCGACCACCCTTCTCTCGGTCTCGCTTCGTTTCCGCGTCTGGAGCCACAGCTCCTCGAACTCCAGGGTCAGGCGAACCGCACCCCGAACGTAACGATAGATCTCGGGGATCCGTCGTCGGGCGTGGGCGATCCTTCCCTCTCGAGGAAATCCCGGCCTGCGGCTCTTCCGGTCCTTGAACGGGAAGAACCCGGTGATCATGGGATGAGCTCCCTCGTTCAACGCGGAATTCTTGTACCAGTAGAAGTTACGGAGGACGTCCCAGTATCGATCGGGATGGACGCGCTCGAGGACGGACTTCATGTTGTCGAAGCTGTAGAAAGTCCGCCAGGCACGAATGTATGTGTCCGTCCAGGCCCCATTCTTGAGCAACGGGTGAGGCATGCTCTCGTGGAAGGAGTCGAAGGTGTTGTAGTCCGAATCCATCGGCTCGCCCGCCTCGACCATCCTCTTGTGATCTCGCGAGCCGGGAAGAGGGGTCAACATGAAGAAAGATGCCCGATGGGGTCTTACTTCGGCCATGAGCTTCCCAATGTCTCGGTCGACGCTCTCCTCGCAGTCGTGAGGAAAGCCGATGATGTATCCCACGTGGGTGCTGACCCGAACGCGGTGCCAGGCGTCGATCAGGTTTCGATAGTCCTCCACCTTGTTCTGGGCTTTCCCGGCATCCTTGATGCTTTCGGGGTTGATGCTTTCCATGCCAATGAAGACGTTGCTGCAACCCGCCCGAGCGGCTTTCTCGACGAAGCCGGGAATCTTGTAGGAGGCGACGTCGACCTGGATCATGAACTCGACGGGTATACCTTCCTTCTCCCTGAGGTCGATGAGGGCGTCGAGGATTGCCTCCCAGGCCGGGTTCCTCGCGAAGTCGTCGTCGGTGAAGAAATAGAAATCCACTCCTCGTTTCTGGTAGTTCACGCGCAATGTCTGGACGATGCAGTCCGGGGACCGGTGTCGGCTCTTTCGCCCCTGAACGTTGATGATGGTGCAAAAAGAGCAGTTGAACGGGCAGCCCCGACTCGTATCCACGGTGCCGAAGTTGCTGGATACGAACCGTCGAAGATAGTGGCGGTCGATGATGGGCAGCGGAGCACTGGACAAGTCGGGAAGCTGGTCCAAGAACCGGTAGATGGGTTGGAGCGTCCCCTGATGGGCCGCGCGAAGAATCTCCGTCCAATGCTCCTCGACCTCTCCGGCGACGACCGTCACCCCCACGTCCAGCAGCTCCTGGATCTCGGGTGTCGTTTCCTGAAACAGGGAGAGCATTCCGCTCACGTGAAAGCCGCCGATGAGCACGGTGACGCCTTGGCGACGAAACATCCGGGCGATATCCGCCGCGCGGCAATATTGGTTCGTCTGGACACCCACCAGGGCGACCACGACCCGGGTATCCGGACGCTTTTGGGCACGAATCACCCGCCGAACCGGGAGTCTGGCCACGGCCTCATCGACGAGCTCGACCTCGATCGTGACATCACCGAGGACCCGGCGACGATTCAGATCGTCGGTCAGACCGTGAAGGCACGCGAGCGTGTTACTCGGCAGAACGCCTCGCCAATGCCGGACGACATAGCCGGCATCGTCGTACTTCGACGGTTTCACCAGGAACAGGTGAAGCCTCTCGGGTAAGCTGTCACGTCTCATCGTCCGCCTCCTGCCCGCGATCTCCAGGGGTTGTGACGGCCCTGGCAACCGGCCAATCATATAGACCTTTGGCTTTCGGGAAAACCTTCCGGTCTTTGGACGGCGTTAGCGCAGCTAGGGCCGCTTCCGGCGGGGCGCCCGCCGGGCGTAGTAGCCGCTTCGCATGCGAACTTCGGTGCCGGACTCCGACGACAGCACTTGCAAACGCCGCCACTTGCCGTCATGGGTGTCGTTGGTCGAAACGTAGCCAATGGCGTACTGGCTTGCGAGCTCGGTCGCGATCTCCTCGTATACACCGGAAAGATCGTCCAACTTGTCGGGCGCGTAGGACATCCCCCCGCTTTCACGTGCCAGCATGTCCAGCTCGTATTTGGCGTTCCGGTATTTGTCCTTCTCCAGATCGCTCTCGGTGGCGCGAAGCGAGATCGCGTAGATGATGACGTTGCTCCGGCGAGCCTGCTGCTTGACGTCCTCGAAGCCGAGAAGAGATTTCGTATCGTTTCCGTCCGAGAGTACCACGATCGATCTCCGGTCGAGCTCGTCCTTCGTCTGGCGCTCGAGGTCTTTCAGGGAGATGTAGATCGCGTTGTAGAGCGAGGTTGCCCCGCCGACATCGGTGGCTTCGATCGCTTGCTGGACCTGGTCGAAATCCGAAGTGAACTCGGCCAGCGTCAGGACCCGGTCGTTGAACTCCACGACTTGGACCTCGTCTTCGGGCTTCAGTGAGTGGACGAAACGAATCGCGGCCTGCCGCGCCATGTCGATCTTCTGACGCATGCTGCTCGACGTATCGAGAAGGATGACCATCTTCAAGGGAAGCTCGGCCTGAGAAAAATACCGAATCGTCTGCTCGACGCCATCCTCGTACACCTTGAAGTTGTCCGCTGGCAGCCCGTTCACCAGTCCCCCTTTTTCGTCGAGGAGGGTTACCGAGAGACTCACGGTATCGACGTCCACGCGGAATTTCGGTCGGGGGTCTGGTGGCTGAGCGAACAGGCTGCTGGCGCCGAGGAAGCTGGCCGCCACCAGGCTCGGTCTCATCGATCTCGGATCCTCGCCAAGCGTTCTTCGGCGCGGGCCATGGCGGCAGCCGCTCCTTCGGCGGAATCGTCTTCGGCGCCAAGTTCTCGAGCACGGTCGAGCCAGCGGCGGCTTTCCTCCACTGCTTTTTCCAGTTTGTTCTTCTCGACGTCGGTGAGAAGGGCGCTCCGCTCGGCGACCTCGCGTTCGACGAAAGATGCTTTCGCCTCGGCGGCGAGGAGCAAGAGGTTCCAGTCACCCGGATCGATCCGGTGGCGGAAGGCCAGGGTGGCTGCCGCGTCACGGAGGGCGACCGGCCGCTCCTGGCTCGCGAGGCTGCTGGCGAACCGAAGGCTGTATTCGGGATCGTCAGGAAACACGTCGAAAAGCGTACCGATGATCTCGTAGGGAAACCAGGGTCCCTTCCGTCCGCCGTCCTCGGTGCCATCCGACACCCCGCCTTCGACCGAGATCCGCAGGGTCGTATGTTTGAGGTTGCTGATGGACGAGCGTCTCGATGTCATCGCGCTCCCGCTGGCGATGGTCCACAGGCTCAGCTCGAGCACGCCCCGTTCTACCGCAACGCTGCCGATGAAAGCGGCGCTGTCTTGGGGAAAGCCGGTCGTTTCGTCCAGCGCGATGGAGTGGGTGAGCTCGGCCTTCCCGTTCGCCGAGTCGATACGCACTTCGGAGACCGAGGGGACGATCTCCTCGCGGCCAAAGGATCTCCTCGTCGTGTCCTCGGGCAGGTGAATATTAAGCTTCGCGAAGCTCGAGAGAAGTCTATGCTCGAGCTCGTCCCCCCAGAGCTCGGGGAGCGATTCGTGATAAAGAAGCAGCTCGTCGGCAAGTTGGATTCTCGCCCCGGGGGCGAGGGACAGAGGAAAACGAGGACGCAGCTCTCTGCCGTTGAGGCGGCTGCCGTTGGAGCTGCCGATGTCAATGAGCTCGGATCCGCCATCTTTGTGCCGGATTGCCGCGTGACGCCGTGAGACCATGGGAGAGGTCAAGACGACATCGTTCTCCGTCAGCCTTCCGATACGGATCTCGTCGGCGCCGAGGGAGTAGAGCTTCGCCGTGCGAAAAACCCACACATAGCCCCAAGGCTCCTGGGCGATCGCGAAGACGGCGGCCAGGAGACCCGCGGCGAGGGTTCCCATGCGGTAGCGAGCCATACCCCTTCTGGAGTTTACCAAACTAGGATCCCCTGTAACCGGGGGATCAAGCAAGTCTGTGAGGAGGCTAACAAGATTTCGTTGCTATTGGCTGGCCCAACCTCGGTCGCGGACGAATTCCTCGACGACCTCGGGCGCGCGGCGTCGGTCGTCGTCCACCAGACGGTTGAGCCGCCTCATCGCCTGCTCGTCAATGGAGCCTTCGAGTAACGCCAGGACCTCTCCGAGGGCCCCATGAGCCGCGACCGCCTCCGGCCGATAGACGGCCGCCGCGTCGTAAGGGGGGAAGTATCGAAGGTCGTCTTCCAGAACGACCAGATCGTACTTCTCGATCAGTCCGTCAGTCGAGTTGCCGGAGACGATGTCCACTTCTCCTTCCACGAGAGCCTGGTAGACGAGACCGAGCTCGATCCCCCGAGGCGGAGCGCCAAACTCGAGATCGTAGGCTTCCACCAGACCCCGAAAGCCATCGGTGCGCTCGAGAAACTCGTGGCCCGCGCCGGGGCGAAGCGAACCGGCGTGCTCCCCGAGATGGGAGAGAGCTCGGACGCCGAGGGCCCTCGCTTGCTCTTTGCGCATGGACATCGCGAAAGTATTGGCGAAGCCCAACGGCTTGCTCCATTCCAGACCGAACCGCTCTCGATAGGCGTCGCGAACCATTTGATAGACGACGTCGGCATCATGGAGCACCGGCTCCTTCAGAATCGCGTTCAATGCCGTACCGGTATATTCGACGTAGACGTCGAGGTCTCCCGACACCAGCGCCCGATGGCAAATGAAAGTCCCGCCGAGGTTGAGGCGACGATCCACGAGAACGCCGCGCTGTTCCAGGAGCTGCGCGATGAGCTCCCCGAGGAGGATCTGCTCGGTAAAGTTCTTGGAGCCAACGACCACGCGGCTCCCGGGCGCGCAGCCCCAGAGAGCGACCGCTGCCAGGAGCACCACCCGCTTCACAGGCGCGCCGCCATGCGTCGCTGAAGCCTTCCCAGCAGGGCGTCGGCGACGAGTGCGAGCGCCGCCGCGGGAATGGCTCCGGCAAGAATGAGACGGTTGTCCACCATGGCGAGTCCCCGAAAGATGATGTTCCCGAGCCCTCCCGCTCCGATCGCCGCGGCGATGGTGGCGAGGCCCACCGAGATGACGGTAGCGATTCGTATCCCGGCGACGATCGTGGGAAAAGCGAGAGGGATCTCGATGAGTCGAAGCCTCTGCAGATCGGTCATGCCCATTCCGCGGCCCGCCTCCCGCACCGCGGGGTCCACGCCCTGGATGCCGGTATATGTGTTCCGCAAAATAGGAAGCAGGGCGTACAGCACGAGGGCGATGACGGCCGTCTTGCTTCCGATACCGCCCACGAACGGGATGGGAATAAGGAAGCCGAACAGGGCGAGGCTCGGAACGGTCTGCATGACGTTCGCGAAACCGAGAATCGGCGAAGCCAGGTCCTCGCGTCGAGTCAGCACGACACCGAGGGGGAACCCGATGGCGACCGCGATCAAAGTCGAGGTCAGCACCAGTCCAAGATGCTCGAACGTCATGAACGCGATATCGGTCCGCCGCTCGACGAAGAAACGAAATAGCTCCACGTCAGGTCCTCCGATAACCGTCGGTCCGCACCAGCTCGCGAACGAGGTCGCTAGCCGGCTCGCTTCGGATCCGTTCCGGAGGCGCGAGCTGTATCAATCTTCCCTCGTCCATGATACCGATACGGTCGCCGAGCTTGAAGGCTTCAGGAACATCGTGGGTCACGAAAACGATGGTCTTGTGCAACGACTGCGTCATTTCCAGGAATTCGTCCTGGAGCTTTCTCCTGGTGATCGGATCCAGAGCTCCGAAGGGCTCGTCCATCAGCAGGAGCGGCGGGTCCAAAGCCAGAGCCCGCGCTACCCCGACCCGCTGCCGCTGACCTCCCGAGAGCTCCGAGGGCTTCTTCATCGAGAACTCGTCCGGGTCGAGGCTCACCAGCCCGAGGAGGTAGCGGGCCCGTTCGCTTCTTCGTTCTCGGTTCCAGCCCTCGAGGCGAGGCACGAGCTCGACGTTTTCTCGAACGGTGAAGTGAGGAATCAGTCCCACTTCCTGGATGACGTAGCCGGCGCGGCGGCGCAAAACGATGGGATCCCAGCTGCGGACCTCGCGCCCCTCGACGAAGACCTGGCCCTCGTCGGGCTCGACCAAGCGATTGACCATCTTCAGCGAAGTGGTCTTTCCCGAGCCGCTCGACCCCAGCAGCACGAGGGTCTCGCCTTCGGCGACGGCGAAGGAGACTCCGTCGAGCGCGGGGCGCGTGCTTCCGGCGAAGCGCTTCGTCACGCCGCGAAGCTCGACCGTGGGTGCTCCGCTGTTTTTCATCACCCTGCTCGTGCTCAGCGGCGCTCGAGCCGGCGATAACCATGCGCCGATTGAACCAGCACGAGGTCGGCCATCCCGAGGAACAATCCGTTGTCCACGACTCCGGCCAGAGAATCGATCTGGCTCGACAGCTCGCCCGGATCGTCTATTCCGTCGAAACTCGCGTCGAGTATGGCATTACCATTGTCGGACGCGAAAGGCGTGCCGTCGCCGTTCGAGCGAACGGATACCGAAGCGCCGAGTCTCGCGAGGCCTCGAGAGACCGTGGAAACGG
Above is a window of Vicinamibacteria bacterium DNA encoding:
- a CDS encoding radical SAM protein: MRRDSLPERLHLFLVKPSKYDDAGYVVRHWRGVLPSNTLACLHGLTDDLNRRRVLGDVTIEVELVDEAVARLPVRRVIRAQKRPDTRVVVALVGVQTNQYCRAADIARMFRRQGVTVLIGGFHVSGMLSLFQETTPEIQELLDVGVTVVAGEVEEHWTEILRAAHQGTLQPIYRFLDQLPDLSSAPLPIIDRHYLRRFVSSNFGTVDTSRGCPFNCSFCTIINVQGRKSRHRSPDCIVQTLRVNYQKRGVDFYFFTDDDFARNPAWEAILDALIDLREKEGIPVEFMIQVDVASYKIPGFVEKAARAGCSNVFIGMESINPESIKDAGKAQNKVEDYRNLIDAWHRVRVSTHVGYIIGFPHDCEESVDRDIGKLMAEVRPHRASFFMLTPLPGSRDHKRMVEAGEPMDSDYNTFDSFHESMPHPLLKNGAWTDTYIRAWRTFYSFDNMKSVLERVHPDRYWDVLRNFYWYKNSALNEGAHPMITGFFPFKDRKSRRPGFPREGRIAHARRRIPEIYRYVRGAVRLTLEFEELWLQTRKRSETERRVVEELSRMRKGLSRSLRISELRTAYLRARAAVPGVEVPSRLRLAKAKVSVLQVGRLRETRSDLTRFWERLSLRLRQGRVDALLRIDRIGLNVLREIRLTTGFFVALAAGNRLPTE
- a CDS encoding VWA domain-containing protein, translating into MRPSLVAASFLGASSLFAQPPDPRPKFRVDVDTVSLSVTLLDEKGGLVNGLPADNFKVYEDGVEQTIRYFSQAELPLKMVILLDTSSSMRQKIDMARQAAIRFVHSLKPEDEVQVVEFNDRVLTLAEFTSDFDQVQQAIEATDVGGATSLYNAIYISLKDLERQTKDELDRRSIVVLSDGNDTKSLLGFEDVKQQARRSNVIIYAISLRATESDLEKDKYRNAKYELDMLARESGGMSYAPDKLDDLSGVYEEIATELASQYAIGYVSTNDTHDGKWRRLQVLSSESGTEVRMRSGYYARRAPRRKRP
- a CDS encoding FHA domain-containing protein produces the protein MARYRMGTLAAGLLAAVFAIAQEPWGYVWVFRTAKLYSLGADEIRIGRLTENDVVLTSPMVSRRHAAIRHKDGGSELIDIGSSNGSRLNGRELRPRFPLSLAPGARIQLADELLLYHESLPELWGDELEHRLLSSFAKLNIHLPEDTTRRSFGREEIVPSVSEVRIDSANGKAELTHSIALDETTGFPQDSAAFIGSVAVERGVLELSLWTIASGSAMTSRRSSISNLKHTTLRISVEGGVSDGTEDGGRKGPWFPYEIIGTLFDVFPDDPEYSLRFASSLASQERPVALRDAAATLAFRHRIDPGDWNLLLLAAEAKASFVEREVAERSALLTDVEKNKLEKAVEESRRWLDRARELGAEDDSAEGAAAAMARAEERLARIRDR
- a CDS encoding glycine betaine ABC transporter substrate-binding protein; this encodes MKRVVLLAAVALWGCAPGSRVVVGSKNFTEQILLGELIAQLLEQRGVLVDRRLNLGGTFICHRALVSGDLDVYVEYTGTALNAILKEPVLHDADVVYQMVRDAYRERFGLEWSKPLGFANTFAMSMRKEQARALGVRALSHLGEHAGSLRPGAGHEFLERTDGFRGLVEAYDLEFGAPPRGIELGLVYQALVEGEVDIVSGNSTDGLIEKYDLVVLEDDLRYFPPYDAAAVYRPEAVAAHGALGEVLALLEGSIDEQAMRRLNRLVDDDRRRAPEVVEEFVRDRGWASQ
- a CDS encoding ABC transporter permease, with product MTFEHLGLVLTSTLIAVAIGFPLGVVLTRREDLASPILGFANVMQTVPSLALFGFLIPIPFVGGIGSKTAVIALVLYALLPILRNTYTGIQGVDPAVREAGRGMGMTDLQRLRLIEIPLAFPTIVAGIRIATVISVGLATIAAAIGAGGLGNIIFRGLAMVDNRLILAGAIPAAALALVADALLGRLQRRMAARL
- a CDS encoding ATP-binding cassette domain-containing protein, producing MKNSGAPTVELRGVTKRFAGSTRPALDGVSFAVAEGETLVLLGSSGSGKTTSLKMVNRLVEPDEGQVFVEGREVRSWDPIVLRRRAGYVIQEVGLIPHFTVRENVELVPRLEGWNRERRSERARYLLGLVSLDPDEFSMKKPSELSGGQRQRVGVARALALDPPLLLMDEPFGALDPITRRKLQDEFLEMTQSLHKTIVFVTHDVPEAFKLGDRIGIMDEGRLIQLAPPERIRSEPASDLVRELVRTDGYRRT